The following proteins come from a genomic window of Nautilia profundicola AmH:
- a CDS encoding DUF2393 family protein, giving the protein MIPYFTILHWLDIVFFLVLFIFLVIISIKAAGNSTKLLLSMIFASFLVTAFGAGLGLVILEKYTKKAKLINVKQRRVLINETLVLKGRVKNIGKFKINYCKLEIKLVNNGWGGKFTKGSFFKPGGLSIFGSKDKQQAKPNTVKATRIIIKDGLLPGEVKDFSAIIPYPPYFKNTYLNYKLYCH; this is encoded by the coding sequence ATGATTCCTTACTTTACTATCTTACATTGGCTCGATATAGTATTCTTTTTAGTTTTATTTATATTTTTGGTCATAATCTCCATAAAAGCTGCCGGTAATAGTACAAAGTTATTATTAAGTATGATTTTTGCTTCATTTTTGGTTACTGCTTTTGGAGCGGGCCTTGGTCTTGTGATTTTGGAAAAATATACCAAAAAAGCAAAGCTTATAAATGTAAAGCAAAGAAGAGTTTTGATCAATGAAACATTGGTTCTAAAAGGTAGAGTCAAAAATATAGGTAAATTTAAAATTAATTACTGTAAACTTGAAATAAAACTTGTTAATAATGGTTGGGGCGGTAAATTTACAAAAGGAAGCTTCTTCAAACCGGGAGGTTTGAGTATTTTTGGAAGTAAAGATAAACAGCAAGCCAAACCTAATACAGTAAAAGCAACGAGAATAATCATAAAAGACGGTCTGTTGCCTGGAGAAGTAAAAGATTTCTCTGCAATTATTCCGTATCCTCCGTATTTTAAAAATACCTACTTGAATTATAAACTCTACTGCCATTAA
- the hisIE gene encoding bifunctional phosphoribosyl-AMP cyclohydrolase/phosphoribosyl-ATP diphosphatase HisIE has product MVDFKKNGGLVPVIVQDADTNEVLMLAYMNEEALKLTQETGFAHYFSRSRNKLWKKGESSGHTQEVKDILIDCDNDTILLKVKQNGVACHTGRKSCFFTKLDTNEIILDKEKEIEYNFIDELYHTLLDRKNANPETSYVSSLYHKGENSLLKKVAEEAAEFCFAVKDDNTKEIIYEAADLAFHTLIALALKNIHPEAVLEELKRREGVSGIEEKRNRKK; this is encoded by the coding sequence ATGGTAGATTTTAAAAAAAACGGGGGTCTTGTTCCCGTTATTGTACAGGATGCGGACACGAATGAAGTTCTTATGCTTGCTTATATGAATGAAGAGGCTCTTAAACTTACACAGGAAACAGGGTTTGCTCATTATTTTTCAAGAAGCAGAAATAAACTGTGGAAAAAGGGTGAGAGCAGCGGTCATACGCAGGAAGTAAAAGATATATTGATCGACTGTGACAACGATACGATTTTGCTTAAAGTTAAACAAAACGGTGTTGCCTGTCATACAGGTAGAAAGTCGTGTTTTTTTACAAAACTTGATACAAATGAAATAATATTGGACAAAGAAAAAGAAATAGAGTATAATTTCATCGACGAACTCTATCATACTTTACTCGATAGAAAAAATGCTAATCCAGAAACTTCATATGTTTCTTCATTATACCACAAAGGTGAAAATTCACTTCTTAAAAAAGTAGCGGAAGAAGCGGCGGAGTTTTGTTTTGCAGTTAAAGATGATAACACTAAAGAAATTATATATGAAGCGGCCGATTTGGCCTTTCATACATTAATTGCTTTAGCTTTAAAAAATATTCATCCGGAAGCCGTTTTGGAAGAACTTAAAAGAAGAGAAGGCGTAAGTGGAATAGAAGAAAAAAGGAACAGAAAAAAATGA
- a CDS encoding prohibitin family protein — protein sequence MPADLNGWMNNKNNNDKNNNKFEPPKFEPPKFIQGNSGFGVIIIAVLIIFGIMFKPWVIINEGEVGILATTGKFSPNPLNPGLHFYVPVIQKVIVVDTKVHMISYKRNQEVGTMPDRYGTIKVYPAINVLDARGLPITVELSVSYRLNPKEAAYVVKTYGLNWEDKIINPIVRDVVRNVIGKYPAEEIPTKRNEIATKIENQIRDQLMKIEHRPVIFESFQLRDIILPENIKRQIERVQIAKQESERAKYEVLRAKQEAEKKAAIAKGIADAKKIEAQGKAEAMLIESKAQAQANKIISESLTQNLLKLKALEVQNKFNEALKENKDAKIFLTPGGAVPNIWMNIDDNKKVISTTK from the coding sequence ATGCCAGCAGATTTGAACGGTTGGATGAACAACAAAAACAATAACGACAAAAACAATAACAAATTCGAACCTCCAAAGTTTGAACCTCCTAAATTTATTCAGGGCAATAGCGGATTTGGTGTAATAATTATAGCGGTGCTTATAATTTTCGGAATTATGTTTAAACCGTGGGTGATAATTAATGAAGGTGAAGTTGGTATTTTGGCTACAACAGGAAAATTCAGCCCGAATCCTTTAAATCCCGGGTTACATTTTTACGTGCCTGTAATTCAAAAGGTGATTGTAGTTGATACTAAAGTGCATATGATAAGCTATAAAAGAAATCAGGAAGTGGGAACAATGCCAGACAGATACGGTACGATTAAAGTATATCCTGCAATTAACGTGCTTGATGCAAGGGGTCTTCCGATTACGGTGGAGCTGTCTGTGAGTTACAGATTAAACCCTAAAGAAGCTGCGTATGTGGTTAAAACATACGGACTTAACTGGGAAGACAAGATTATCAACCCTATTGTAAGGGATGTGGTAAGAAACGTTATAGGTAAATATCCTGCAGAAGAGATACCTACTAAAAGAAACGAAATTGCCACTAAAATAGAAAATCAAATTAGAGACCAGCTTATGAAAATAGAACACAGACCTGTGATATTTGAAAGTTTTCAGCTCAGAGACATTATCTTGCCTGAAAACATCAAAAGACAAATCGAAAGAGTACAGATAGCAAAACAGGAATCAGAAAGAGCAAAATACGAAGTGTTAAGAGCTAAACAGGAAGCAGAGAAAAAAGCAGCAATCGCAAAAGGTATTGCGGATGCGAAAAAAATCGAAGCTCAGGGGAAAGCGGAAGCTATGCTGATTGAATCAAAAGCTCAGGCTCAGGCGAATAAAATTATCAGCGAATCATTAACTCAGAATCTTTTAAAACTCAAAGCCCTTGAAGTTCAAAACAAATTTAATGAAGCGTTAAAAGAAAACAAAGACGCCAAAATTTTCTTAACACCTGGAGGAGCTGTGCCTAATATTTGGATGAATATTGACGATAATAAAAAAGTAATATCTACAACTAAATAA
- the ilvE gene encoding branched-chain-amino-acid transaminase has translation MNEAKLIWMDGEFIPWNDAKVHVLTHTLHYGNGVFEGTRAYQTEDGLAIFRLQDHTKRLLNSAKIVKIDVPFSQEELEEVQLELLRKNDFKQNVYIRPLIFLGYGKMGLYHIGAPVHVAIAAWEWGAYLGEEGLENGIRVKVSSITRNPVKSTFGKAKAVANYLNSQMAKYEAIEAGYEEALMLDDEGFIAEGSGECFFIVRDGVLITPPNDNSLESITQATVLELARERDIPVERRRITRDEVYIADEAFFTGTAAEVTPIREVDGRIIGNGKRGEITKELQEAYFDVVYGRDKSYKHYLTYI, from the coding sequence ATGAACGAAGCAAAACTGATTTGGATGGACGGTGAGTTTATTCCTTGGAATGACGCTAAAGTTCACGTATTGACTCATACACTTCATTATGGAAACGGTGTTTTTGAAGGTACAAGGGCATATCAGACTGAAGACGGCTTGGCGATTTTCAGACTGCAGGATCATACTAAAAGACTTCTTAATTCTGCAAAAATCGTGAAAATAGACGTTCCTTTCTCACAAGAAGAGCTTGAAGAGGTACAGCTTGAACTGTTAAGAAAAAACGATTTTAAACAAAACGTATACATTAGACCTCTTATATTTTTAGGTTATGGGAAAATGGGTCTTTATCATATAGGTGCGCCTGTACATGTTGCTATTGCAGCATGGGAGTGGGGTGCATATCTTGGTGAAGAAGGTCTTGAAAACGGAATTAGGGTAAAAGTTTCTTCAATTACGAGAAACCCTGTTAAATCTACATTCGGTAAAGCAAAAGCAGTTGCGAATTACCTAAACTCTCAAATGGCTAAATACGAAGCTATTGAAGCGGGATACGAAGAAGCTCTTATGCTTGATGACGAAGGCTTTATCGCAGAAGGAAGCGGAGAGTGTTTCTTTATCGTAAGAGACGGTGTTTTAATCACTCCACCAAACGACAATTCCCTTGAATCTATCACTCAAGCGACTGTGCTTGAACTTGCAAGGGAAAGAGATATTCCTGTTGAGAGAAGAAGAATTACAAGAGATGAGGTTTATATAGCCGATGAAGCGTTCTTTACGGGAACTGCAGCTGAGGTTACTCCGATCAGAGAAGTTGATGGAAGAATCATCGGAAACGGTAAAAGAGGGGAAATTACAAAAGAGCTCCAAGAAGCCTATTTTGATGTAGTGTACGGAAGAGATAAAAGCTACAAACACTATTTAACATACATATAA
- a CDS encoding aldehyde dehydrogenase family protein: MELIAKKLIGSKEYDGELGEIINPYSKEVTTKYVKCSAEDAKKALETAKEAFKNTKNSPLHQRINWIKDIANKLKERKEEFAKYITLEVAKPISQARVEVQRCIENLEICAAEGYRIVGETIPTDATESGFKTTSFYKRVPVGVVVAITPFNFPLNLVAHKLAPALIAGNSVVLKPTPEAPYTAYAFAKLFIDSEYAIKDALSVVYGDAEVGSALVTSPIPRKISFTGSVPVGKIILQSAGIKKVTLELGGNAATFVESSADLDWAAQRCAIGAFANSGQVCISLQRIYVDEKIYEEFAEKLGKEASKLKVGSPFEEDTFMGPLINEEAAMRAERWVQSAVSEGARIIAGGKRKGNILEPTILADVTDDMNVVCEEVFAPIVSLVKVPSYEVAVEKMNDSPYGLQFSMFSNRVDLMNRAIDDFEAGGVIINDIPTLRFDIQPYGGVKLSGIGREGPKFAIEDMTEIKAVIIR; this comes from the coding sequence ATGGAACTTATAGCAAAAAAACTTATAGGCTCGAAAGAGTATGACGGAGAGCTTGGGGAAATTATAAACCCGTATTCAAAAGAAGTTACCACAAAATACGTAAAATGCTCTGCCGAAGATGCAAAAAAAGCGCTTGAAACAGCAAAAGAAGCATTTAAAAACACCAAAAATTCACCGCTTCACCAGAGAATCAACTGGATTAAAGACATTGCAAACAAACTCAAAGAAAGAAAAGAAGAGTTTGCCAAGTATATTACCCTTGAAGTTGCAAAGCCTATTTCACAGGCAAGGGTTGAAGTGCAAAGATGTATCGAAAACCTTGAAATATGTGCGGCTGAAGGATACAGAATCGTAGGTGAGACTATCCCTACAGACGCAACCGAGAGCGGATTTAAAACAACGTCTTTTTATAAAAGGGTGCCTGTTGGTGTCGTAGTTGCGATTACGCCTTTTAACTTCCCGCTAAACCTTGTGGCTCACAAATTAGCCCCTGCGCTTATCGCCGGAAACAGCGTGGTGCTTAAACCAACACCCGAAGCTCCTTACACCGCATACGCATTCGCAAAACTTTTTATTGACAGCGAATATGCGATTAAAGACGCCCTAAGCGTGGTATACGGGGATGCCGAGGTAGGAAGCGCACTTGTAACAAGCCCGATCCCGAGAAAAATATCATTCACGGGAAGCGTGCCTGTGGGTAAAATAATACTTCAAAGCGCCGGAATTAAAAAAGTAACGCTTGAACTCGGAGGAAACGCCGCCACGTTTGTGGAAAGCTCGGCGGATCTTGACTGGGCGGCACAGCGTTGTGCCATAGGAGCGTTCGCAAACAGCGGACAGGTCTGTATTTCGCTTCAGAGAATTTATGTAGATGAAAAGATCTATGAAGAATTTGCCGAAAAATTAGGTAAAGAAGCAAGCAAACTTAAAGTCGGAAGCCCGTTTGAAGAAGATACGTTTATGGGACCTTTAATCAACGAAGAAGCGGCAATGAGAGCAGAAAGATGGGTACAAAGCGCCGTTAGTGAAGGCGCGAGAATTATTGCCGGGGGCAAAAGAAAAGGAAACATACTTGAGCCTACTATTTTAGCGGACGTAACTGATGATATGAACGTGGTGTGTGAAGAGGTTTTCGCACCGATTGTGAGTTTAGTTAAAGTTCCTTCATACGAAGTAGCCGTAGAAAAAATGAACGATTCGCCTTACGGACTTCAGTTTTCGATGTTCAGCAACAGAGTGGATCTTATGAACAGGGCAATCGATGATTTTGAAGCGGGAGGAGTTATTATAAACGATATTCCGACTCTGAGATTCGACATCCAGCCTTACGGAGGTGTTAAACTCTCAGGTATCGGAAGGGAAGGTCCTAAATTCGCAATTGAAGATATGACTGAAATAAAAGCGGTAATAATCCGCTAA
- a CDS encoding NAD(P)/FAD-dependent oxidoreductase — protein sequence MKVLVVGAGIVGMTLAYEWINKNPNDEITIIDKEAHEAFHASGKNSGILHAGFYYSSDSLKAKLTAEGNALMKEFCYQNGIKVNETGKLVVAKNEDEVQTLYELAKRSIANNAGAYLVSEEEAERIDPNVKTHKFALYSPNTASVNPREVCSVLRKKLESMGVKFVFNMPYEKYAESYDFLINAAGLYADKIAHQNGVGLEYTMLPFKGLYRKYLGSDRIKTQIYPVPNIKNPFLGVHFTIMADNTIKIGPTAIPAFWRENYTMTSRFSFSEMIEILSLEAKLFIKNSFGFRDLALYEMRYYIPSNLINEAKKLVKKLRGEFKPMTPGIRAQLLNKNTNELVMDFLVERKENQIHILNAVSPAFTASFAFAKYVLEELRMEN from the coding sequence ATGAAAGTACTTGTCGTAGGTGCCGGAATAGTTGGAATGACGCTGGCGTATGAGTGGATAAATAAAAATCCGAACGACGAAATAACAATAATTGATAAAGAAGCGCACGAGGCGTTTCACGCAAGCGGTAAAAACAGCGGTATTTTACATGCTGGGTTTTACTATTCGAGCGATTCTTTAAAAGCCAAACTCACAGCCGAGGGTAACGCCCTTATGAAAGAATTTTGTTACCAAAACGGTATAAAGGTCAATGAAACCGGTAAACTTGTCGTGGCTAAAAACGAAGATGAGGTTCAAACCCTTTACGAACTTGCGAAAAGAAGCATTGCCAATAACGCAGGTGCGTATCTCGTAAGCGAAGAGGAAGCCGAAAGAATCGATCCGAACGTGAAAACGCACAAATTCGCCCTCTATTCACCGAACACCGCAAGCGTAAACCCGAGGGAAGTCTGCTCGGTGCTGAGAAAGAAACTCGAAAGTATGGGCGTTAAATTCGTATTTAATATGCCGTATGAAAAGTACGCTGAGAGTTATGATTTTTTAATAAACGCTGCAGGACTTTACGCGGATAAAATAGCGCATCAAAACGGGGTGGGGCTTGAATATACAATGCTGCCTTTTAAGGGGCTATACAGAAAATATCTCGGAAGTGACAGGATAAAAACGCAGATTTATCCGGTGCCGAATATCAAAAACCCGTTTTTGGGTGTTCACTTTACGATAATGGCCGATAACACGATAAAAATAGGGCCTACGGCAATCCCGGCTTTTTGGAGGGAAAACTATACGATGACAAGCAGGTTCAGTTTCAGCGAAATGATAGAGATTTTATCACTTGAAGCGAAGCTGTTTATTAAAAACTCATTCGGTTTCAGGGATTTGGCACTGTATGAAATGAGATATTATATCCCAAGCAACCTTATAAACGAAGCCAAAAAACTCGTTAAAAAATTAAGGGGCGAGTTTAAACCTATGACACCGGGAATCAGGGCTCAGCTGCTTAACAAAAATACAAACGAGCTTGTTATGGACTTTCTGGTTGAGAGAAAAGAAAACCAGATCCATATCTTAAACGCCGTAAGCCCTGCGTTTACTGCGAGCTTTGCGTTTGCTAAATATGTGCTTGAAGAATTGAGAATGGAGAATTGA
- the recO gene encoding recombination protein RecO: MRGFVLSTVRVRDEDLIVRILTRDEVISLYRFYGARHSYINVGYLIDFHIEESAKTTIKRLRHVTQIPFKFLFDMNKTLYFKEYIRLLNKHFTDVSKVDSFYYDSLLKLCENLHERDVKRAIIEHYVSLLEKEGRLHNDFVCFLCERKVEEKIALARSYLPAHEKCIMSSGFEREKLEVLFNEKKSILFSDEEIDRLWRILELGI, from the coding sequence TTGAGGGGATTTGTTTTAAGCACTGTCAGAGTCAGGGATGAGGATCTGATTGTAAGGATTTTGACACGCGATGAGGTTATAAGTTTATACAGGTTTTACGGTGCGAGGCATTCATACATAAATGTCGGGTATTTGATAGATTTTCATATAGAAGAATCCGCCAAAACGACAATCAAACGGCTAAGACACGTGACGCAGATTCCGTTTAAATTCCTTTTTGATATGAATAAAACGCTATATTTTAAAGAATATATCAGGCTTTTGAATAAGCATTTTACGGATGTAAGTAAGGTGGATTCGTTTTATTACGATTCTCTTTTGAAACTGTGTGAAAACCTGCATGAAAGAGATGTAAAAAGAGCTATAATTGAGCATTATGTATCGCTTCTCGAAAAGGAAGGTAGGCTTCATAACGACTTTGTATGCTTTTTGTGCGAGAGGAAAGTGGAAGAAAAAATCGCACTTGCAAGAAGCTACCTGCCCGCTCATGAAAAATGTATAATGAGCAGTGGGTTTGAGAGGGAAAAACTTGAAGTTTTGTTTAATGAAAAAAAGAGTATATTATTCAGTGACGAAGAAATAGACAGGCTTTGGAGGATTCTGGAACTTGGGATATGA
- a CDS encoding alpha/beta hydrolase yields MKKFIYFLIFFFWVGCGYNIPTPSQRVENADKLVQNRMKNHIFKTSEFKIFSYEGNLSECKTVYVFIEGDGLSWITSELISDNPTPLNPKALKLTLNDKHRCKIYLARPCQYVKDTKCNYKYWTDYRFSKEVIRSYQEVLDNLKRQYNINSFVIIGYSGGGAIAALVSAFRNDVDLLVTIAGNLDTAKWCRLHYLSPLKHSMNPADFTDKLTNQKQLHFIGAEDKIVNKEVFFSYYSKFKNKKNIKYKILEGYKHNSDWSEVLDSIEK; encoded by the coding sequence ATGAAAAAATTTATATATTTTTTAATTTTTTTCTTTTGGGTGGGATGCGGATACAATATTCCCACACCTTCCCAACGAGTTGAAAATGCCGATAAACTTGTACAAAACAGGATGAAAAATCATATTTTCAAAACGAGTGAATTTAAAATATTTTCGTATGAAGGGAACTTATCTGAATGTAAAACTGTATACGTCTTTATTGAAGGAGACGGGCTTTCTTGGATTACTTCCGAGTTGATATCGGATAATCCGACACCTTTGAATCCCAAAGCTCTTAAACTTACATTAAACGATAAACACAGATGTAAAATCTATTTGGCAAGACCGTGCCAATATGTTAAAGATACAAAATGCAACTATAAATATTGGACTGATTACAGGTTTTCAAAAGAAGTAATACGGTCGTATCAGGAGGTATTAGACAACCTGAAACGACAATATAATATCAACTCGTTTGTAATTATAGGTTATTCGGGAGGAGGTGCCATTGCGGCTCTTGTTAGCGCTTTTAGAAACGATGTGGATCTGCTTGTGACAATTGCAGGTAATCTTGATACTGCTAAATGGTGCCGGCTTCATTATCTTTCACCTTTAAAACATTCTATGAATCCCGCTGATTTTACGGATAAACTTACAAATCAAAAACAGTTACATTTTATCGGAGCCGAAGACAAAATTGTAAATAAAGAGGTGTTTTTTTCTTATTATTCAAAATTTAAAAATAAAAAAAATATAAAATATAAGATTTTAGAGGGCTATAAACATAACAGCGACTGGAGTGAAGTTTTAGATTCGATAGAAAAATAA
- a CDS encoding autotransporter outer membrane beta-barrel domain-containing protein — translation MLKGMGKILLLSIAASFVLAQTISTEETSTITSDGSETVTVESSGSITTDGNDINITGTLQSGLIIENNGTLTSNDNMGIYLEQDNNGTILNNTNGVIQSHSYAIKVTGDNDSNITNKGKLSSTDSDGIFVAGDNNGYINNEGNITAGLRGIEVGYDNNNIIINSGNIQAAKGIILWNNYGDIRNEGSMEIDNTAIGLNINYSSGKIINKGSIVVSNDTTGIILKENYGIIENTGNIYTLGYTIYIKENNNGTILNAVNIPSLNISNTNRNTIFVNNNEGNITNHGTIVSLNEYGIKVDEDNMGNVLNDTTGTIDSNLSSIFIGSNNDNNITNNGTLISRNDSGIKVVGVNSNLIQNSGDINASVGINVGTNDNNGVITNSGNIISDANAGININITNNSGIVTNNGILTSDHNNSIQIEENSGTVTNNGNITAYIYGIHIQNNNGNITNNGNITIKNYTADNNAIIYVYDNNGTITNNGSMQSTYNSIHIQNNNEGTILNNINSTIIANIKGAIYIGGSKAGTITNSGTITGNYSLLANNSTSGTFTNNGTAEGKIDASGVDVINNGTIKLNSNDTIESKTYTQNSTGTLDVGVYIDSSILRAQTSHITTSGDITFKGGTTINVNFTNTTDDTISRWFDSLNDSNVSGYKDFNNSEGIIAQTTDGNISADTDSLNFTDNSMLLSFSAENNGTVMSLIVKKAGGGLETLVNKSGDTYLTGTAEAFDTIFSEPTINEDIDEFLTVLDSRASDEEKINDLAEVTPVNTLTTSIAVLRMSNMINSIIGARQRGLNSGNSLFKDRNLWIRPYYTYTTQDDKDGYKGFSAYTNGFVLGIDGEYTDSKRFGLAFAYSKSDVNTNDLPQSSDLDGYTLIMYGSRPVVNYESMFSYQVGIGMQKVNTSRYISATGQTATGSYNAKLFYLQTVMNKNMQVKDKLSFIPKIKLAYKYYHTPSYSETGAGGLNLNISGYNTEELILGTGGLFSYKFNLSTDFEAYANIDYNFKNDTQSVSASFQGANDVVFNTDGIKNSATTFNGGMSVNKRLQNNTSFSFGFNIDKKTSGFTSRSVFAKYNMKF, via the coding sequence ATGTTAAAAGGTATGGGAAAAATACTTTTATTAAGTATTGCGGCAAGTTTTGTATTAGCTCAGACTATTAGCACTGAAGAAACATCTACCATAACAAGTGACGGAAGTGAGACTGTAACGGTCGAAAGCAGTGGGAGTATAACTACGGACGGTAACGACATAAACATAACAGGCACTTTACAATCAGGGTTAATCATAGAAAACAACGGCACCCTTACAAGTAATGATAATATGGGTATATATTTAGAACAAGACAATAACGGAACTATACTAAATAATACAAATGGAGTTATTCAGTCACATTCTTATGCCATAAAAGTTACAGGAGATAATGATTCTAATATCACCAATAAAGGCAAACTTTCAAGCACAGATTCAGATGGTATATTTGTTGCAGGGGATAATAATGGATATATAAACAATGAAGGAAATATTACCGCGGGTTTACGCGGTATCGAAGTGGGCTACGATAACAATAATATTATCATAAATAGCGGTAATATACAGGCAGCAAAAGGTATAATACTTTGGAATAATTACGGCGATATTAGAAATGAGGGAAGTATGGAAATTGACAATACTGCTATAGGACTAAATATAAATTATAGCAGTGGAAAAATAATAAATAAAGGCTCTATAGTTGTGAGCAATGACACCACCGGTATCATACTTAAAGAAAATTATGGGATCATTGAAAATACTGGTAATATTTATACCTTGGGCTACACTATATATATAAAAGAAAATAATAACGGAACAATTCTAAATGCTGTCAATATTCCAAGCCTCAATATTTCAAATACAAATAGAAATACTATATTTGTAAACAATAACGAAGGAAATATTACAAATCACGGCACAATTGTTAGTCTAAACGAATATGGCATTAAAGTAGATGAAGACAATATGGGAAATGTTTTAAATGACACAACAGGAACTATCGACTCAAACCTAAGTTCTATCTTTATTGGCAGCAATAACGACAACAACATCACAAACAACGGAACACTTATCAGCAGAAATGACAGTGGTATAAAAGTGGTAGGAGTCAATTCCAATCTTATCCAAAACAGCGGTGATATAAATGCAAGTGTTGGTATAAATGTAGGTACCAACGATAATAATGGAGTTATCACAAACAGCGGTAATATCATCAGCGATGCAAATGCTGGTATAAATATAAATATCACCAATAACAGTGGAATTGTCACAAACAACGGTATATTGACAAGTGATCACAACAACAGCATACAGATAGAGGAAAATAGTGGCACCGTTACAAACAATGGTAATATAACAGCGTATATTTATGGTATTCATATCCAAAATAACAATGGCAATATAACAAATAATGGTAATATAACAATTAAGAATTATACGGCTGATAATAATGCAATTATATATGTGTATGATAATAACGGCACCATTACAAATAATGGCAGTATGCAATCGACATATAATAGTATCCATATTCAAAATAATAACGAAGGCACTATTTTAAATAACATCAATAGTACTATCATAGCCAACATCAAAGGTGCTATCTATATAGGCGGCAGTAAAGCAGGAACCATTACAAACAGTGGAACTATAACAGGAAATTATTCACTACTGGCAAACAACTCCACTTCAGGCACATTCACCAACAACGGAACAGCCGAAGGAAAAATAGATGCAAGTGGTGTGGATGTAATAAACAATGGAACCATAAAACTAAATTCGAATGATACAATAGAGTCTAAAACCTACACCCAAAACTCAACAGGAACACTTGATGTGGGGGTATATATAGACAGTTCAATTCTCCGAGCTCAGACTTCACATATAACTACGAGCGGAGATATAACATTTAAAGGCGGTACCACAATAAATGTGAACTTTACAAATACAACAGATGACACCATAAGCAGATGGTTTGATTCTTTAAACGATTCAAATGTCAGCGGGTATAAAGATTTTAATAATTCAGAAGGTATAATAGCTCAAACAACAGATGGAAATATTAGTGCAGATACAGATTCTTTGAACTTTACAGATAATAGTATGCTACTAAGTTTTTCGGCAGAAAATAACGGGACGGTAATGAGTCTTATCGTAAAAAAAGCAGGCGGAGGGCTTGAAACTCTTGTAAATAAAAGCGGAGACACTTATTTGACCGGAACTGCAGAAGCATTTGATACTATATTTAGTGAACCAACAATAAACGAAGACATAGATGAGTTTTTAACAGTGCTTGATTCAAGAGCCAGTGATGAAGAAAAAATAAATGATTTGGCTGAAGTTACGCCAGTTAATACACTGACAACTTCTATTGCGGTATTGAGGATGAGCAATATGATAAATTCAATTATTGGTGCGAGACAGAGAGGTTTAAACTCAGGTAACAGTCTGTTTAAAGACAGAAATTTATGGATAAGACCTTACTATACTTATACTACTCAGGACGATAAAGACGGATATAAAGGGTTTAGCGCCTATACAAACGGGTTTGTGTTGGGAATTGACGGTGAGTATACAGATTCTAAAAGATTCGGGTTGGCGTTTGCTTATTCTAAAAGCGATGTGAATACTAATGATTTGCCACAGTCAAGTGATTTGGACGGTTATACGTTGATTATGTACGGTTCAAGACCCGTAGTTAATTATGAGAGTATGTTTTCTTATCAGGTAGGTATCGGTATGCAGAAAGTAAATACAAGCAGATATATAAGCGCAACAGGGCAGACAGCCACAGGTTCGTATAATGCAAAACTGTTTTATTTACAGACAGTAATGAATAAAAATATGCAGGTTAAAGATAAACTTTCTTTTATTCCGAAAATAAAATTAGCATATAAATATTACCATACTCCAAGCTACAGCGAAACGGGTGCCGGCGGACTGAATCTGAATATTTCCGGATACAACACTGAAGAGCTGATATTAGGTACCGGAGGATTGTTCTCTTATAAATTCAATCTTTCAACTGACTTTGAAGCATATGCGAATATTGATTATAATTTTAAAAATGACACCCAAAGCGTATCTGCAAGTTTTCAGGGTGCAAACGATGTGGTGTTTAACACTGACGGAATAAAAAACAGTGCAACTACATTTAACGGAGGAATGAGCGTGAATAAAAGATTGCAAAACAATACATCATTTAGTTTCGGATTTAATATTGATAAAAAAACAAGCGGGTTTACAAGCAGAAGCGTATTTGCTAAATATAATATGAAATTTTAA